The following proteins are co-located in the Callospermophilus lateralis isolate mCalLat2 chromosome 8, mCalLat2.hap1, whole genome shotgun sequence genome:
- the Odam gene encoding odontogenic ameloblast-associated protein produces the protein MKIIIFLGLLGVTFSAPLIPQRLLSASNSNELLLNLNNGQFLPLQLQGPFNSWIPGFSGFLQQQQQAGIPGQLQLSLSTLDQFAGLSPNQIPFPRQVSFAQGAQAGQLGPSQPQAPPQTQQSPNHMMSYVFPFKMPQEQAQMLQYYPVYMLLPWEQPQQIVTQSPQQTGQQKFEEQGVPGGQQQLALDTLLGTAPETVVMPGGGVLPYLQKEVIKFSHDSAGAFMPPTSPTPSNTRAFASALNPTIASVLPEEKAKTDNLREP, from the exons atgaaaattataatttttcttgGACTCTTGGGAGTTACATTTTCAGCCCCG cTTATCCCACAACGCCTTTTGTCTGCGAGCAACAGCAATGAG tTACTTCTGAATCTGAATAATGGTCAGTTTTTGCCACTACAGCTTCAG GGCCCATTTAATTCATGGATCCCCGGCTTCTCTGGCTTTCTACAACAGCAGCAGCAAGCTGGAATTCCAGGACAGCTGCAGCTCTCACTGTCAACTCTAGACCAGTTTGCTGGACTATCCCCAAATCAGATACCTTTCCCCAGACAAGTCAGTTTTGCCCAAGGAGCTCAAGCTGGCCAGTTGGGCCCCTCACAGCCTCAGGCACCGCCACAGACCCAGCAGAGCCCTAATCAT ATGATGTCCTATGTATTTCCCTTCAAAATGCCTCAAGAACAAGCACAG ATGCTTCAATACTATCCGGTGTACATGCTCCTACCCTGGGAACAACCTCAACAAATAGTCACTCAATCACCCCAACAAACAGGGCAACAAAAATTTGAAGAACAG GGTGTACCAGGAGGACAACAGCAATTGGCTCTTGACACCCTCTTAGGCACAGCTCCTGAAACTGTTGTGATG CCAGGAGGAGGAGTGCTACCATATTTACAGAAAGAAGTGATAAAATTTAGCCATGACAGTGCAGGAGCTTTCATGCCCCCCACCTCACCAACACCCAGCAACACCAGGGCTTTTGCTTCTGCTCTAAATCCAACTATTGCCTCAGTGCTTCCAGAAGAGAAG GCCAAGACTGATAACCTAAGAGAACCATAA